The Helicobacter sp. 12S02232-10 sequence AGAATCTGCCCAAAAGAAAAGCAAAGACGAACTCAGTGTTGCAAAATATCTTTTAGTGGATATGTCTGAAGGCGAACTCACTATCGATTCTATCAATCAAATGGGAATTAGAGAGTTTAAAAGACTTTTAGAATGTATCAAAGAGTTTATAGGATTTGATCCAAAGGACTAAGAGAAGGCATAGCCATCATTGGTTATGCCTTGCATTTTGGTTTAAAAGATATCAAAGATATGGAATGGAGTGAGTTTGAAGACTACATTAGGATTGCTAAGAAGATTTTGGAGGCAAGAAGTGGAATTTGAAAGGGATTTATTGTTTTATATCCATTTAACTCACTTGTTTAAAAAAATCAAGATTAAAAATAATTTTTTAAC is a genomic window containing:
- a CDS encoding phage tail assembly protein yields the protein MDQDIKTFTLKDGREITLKEPTILQLESAQKKSKDELSVAKYLLVDMSEGELTIDSINQMGIREFKRLLECIKEFIGFDPKD